From Martelella sp. AD-3, a single genomic window includes:
- a CDS encoding DUF1295 domain-containing protein — MATSGGVDRDHDQSLGPKLAFFTLHAGLVIVCIWLAFGRFDWADPLRAKVLAGCALLYFLRHVLTLFVLLKRRVEMSEVFGLTVFMAVFEIGFLLLGAGALSDTATPFRWLDWVGIAMVIIGSFLNSGSEIQRWHWKKKPTSKGKCYTEGLFAYSMHINYFGDSVLFCGWAILAASLFAWPVPIFIIASFVWFHIPALDAYLAKRYGKDFEIYAAKTAKFVPFLY, encoded by the coding sequence ATGGCAACATCCGGCGGCGTCGACCGCGATCACGACCAGAGTCTCGGGCCGAAGCTGGCATTTTTCACTCTTCATGCCGGTTTGGTGATCGTTTGCATATGGTTGGCCTTTGGCCGCTTTGACTGGGCAGACCCCCTCAGAGCAAAGGTGCTCGCAGGGTGTGCCCTCCTCTACTTTCTGCGGCACGTTCTGACGCTGTTTGTCCTGCTCAAACGCCGCGTTGAGATGTCCGAGGTTTTTGGGCTGACCGTCTTTATGGCTGTGTTTGAAATCGGCTTTCTCTTGCTCGGAGCGGGCGCGCTTTCTGACACCGCAACGCCGTTCCGCTGGCTGGACTGGGTCGGCATAGCCATGGTCATCATCGGCTCGTTCCTGAACAGCGGATCCGAAATCCAGCGCTGGCACTGGAAAAAGAAACCCACGTCCAAAGGCAAGTGCTACACCGAAGGTCTGTTCGCGTATTCCATGCACATCAACTACTTCGGCGACAGCGTGCTGTTTTGCGGATGGGCGATCCTCGCGGCATCCCTCTTCGCATGGCCGGTTCCGATCTTTATCATCGCAAGTTTTGTCTGGTTTCACATTCCTGCGCTGGATGCCTATCTGGCAAAGCGCTACGGCAAAGACTTCGAAATATACGCCGCAAAAACCGCGAAATTTGTCCCGTTCCTCTATTGA
- a CDS encoding aldehyde dehydrogenase: protein MTVAFVVNNSNAEASDKGTFDRIDPVTGKVATTAAAAKAADAATVAKAAGAAFPAWAATGPGERRALLNKAADIMDAKSDAFIATMIAETGATGPWAGFNVMLAAGGIREAAAMTTQIGGEVIPSNKPGTLAMGIATPKGACLGIAPWNAPVILGARALAMPLACGNTVILKGSEACPKTHRMIVDCFVEAGFPEGVVNYISNAPKDAAEVVKALIEAPEVKHVNFTGSSAVGRIIGRLAGENLKPSLLELGGKAPLVVLSDADIDGAVNAAIFGAFMNQGQICMSTERIIVDEDIADTFVQKLADRASKLPYGDPRGQVVLGSLVNPEVGEKMDALIADATSKGATVVAGGQRDGAIHAATLLDGVTADMRIYGEESFGPVKSIIRVKGDAEAIRVANDTEYGLSAAVFSQDIQRALSAAKQIKSGICHINGPTVSDEPQMPFGGVNDSGYGRFGGKAAIAEFTDLRWITIEDPNQHYPF, encoded by the coding sequence ATGACAGTGGCATTCGTTGTGAATAACTCAAACGCTGAGGCCTCTGACAAGGGCACTTTTGACCGCATCGACCCGGTGACTGGCAAAGTCGCGACCACTGCGGCGGCAGCCAAGGCGGCCGATGCCGCGACCGTGGCCAAGGCGGCAGGTGCGGCCTTCCCCGCATGGGCAGCAACCGGCCCGGGTGAACGCCGCGCTCTGCTCAACAAGGCGGCTGACATCATGGATGCCAAGTCCGATGCGTTCATCGCCACCATGATCGCGGAAACTGGCGCGACCGGCCCCTGGGCGGGCTTCAACGTCATGCTTGCGGCCGGCGGGATCCGCGAGGCGGCCGCCATGACCACACAGATCGGTGGTGAGGTCATCCCCTCGAACAAACCCGGCACGCTGGCCATGGGGATCGCCACGCCAAAGGGCGCCTGCCTTGGTATAGCGCCGTGGAACGCGCCCGTGATCCTTGGCGCCCGCGCGCTGGCCATGCCGCTTGCATGCGGCAACACGGTGATCCTGAAAGGCTCTGAAGCCTGCCCCAAGACGCATCGCATGATCGTCGATTGCTTTGTCGAGGCGGGCTTCCCGGAGGGGGTCGTCAACTACATTTCGAACGCGCCCAAGGACGCCGCCGAGGTGGTCAAGGCGCTGATCGAAGCCCCTGAGGTCAAGCACGTGAACTTCACCGGCTCCTCCGCCGTGGGCCGAATTATCGGGCGGCTTGCCGGTGAAAACCTGAAGCCTTCGCTGCTTGAACTGGGCGGCAAGGCCCCGTTGGTGGTCCTCTCCGACGCCGACATCGACGGGGCGGTGAATGCCGCGATCTTTGGCGCCTTCATGAACCAGGGCCAGATCTGCATGTCGACCGAGCGGATCATCGTCGATGAAGATATCGCCGATACCTTTGTGCAGAAGCTGGCCGACCGGGCGTCGAAACTGCCCTACGGGGATCCGCGCGGGCAGGTCGTGCTGGGTTCGCTTGTGAATCCCGAGGTCGGCGAAAAGATGGATGCCCTGATCGCGGATGCAACGTCGAAGGGCGCGACGGTCGTGGCGGGCGGTCAGCGCGATGGTGCGATCCATGCAGCAACCTTGCTGGACGGTGTGACCGCCGACATGCGCATCTACGGCGAGGAAAGCTTTGGCCCGGTCAAGTCGATCATCCGCGTCAAGGGCGACGCCGAGGCGATCCGCGTAGCCAACGACACCGAATACGGCCTATCCGCGGCGGTCTTCAGCCAGGACATCCAGCGCGCGCTGTCTGCGGCGAAGCAGATCAAGAGCGGTATCTGCCACATCAATGGCCCGACCGTTAGTGACGAGCCGCAGATGCCCTTCGGCGGGGTGAACGATTCCGGATACGGCCGTTTCGGCGGCAAGGCGGCGATTGCCGAATTCACCGACCTGCGGTGGATCACGATCGAGGACCCGAACCAGCACTACCCTTTCTGA
- a CDS encoding TetR/AcrR family transcriptional regulator, with protein MSKKMPKAERRAQLLETAREMVRESGTDALSLGSLAERAGVSKPITYNHFGTRAGLLIALYREINDQQVRATREALDNAPAALAEVARLLAEAYMDCHEEVGPEFHVIGGALKGDPEMETYERDMLDEHIAHYANVLKPFSCLSEPALQRRAIAILGAADALADAMARRRISKKDAVGDLAALIMSTIGRS; from the coding sequence ATGTCAAAAAAAATGCCGAAAGCGGAGCGGCGCGCGCAATTGCTGGAGACGGCGCGCGAAATGGTACGCGAAAGCGGCACGGATGCGCTTTCGCTTGGGAGCCTTGCCGAACGGGCGGGCGTCAGCAAACCGATCACCTACAACCACTTCGGCACGCGCGCGGGGCTATTGATCGCGCTTTACCGGGAGATCAACGATCAGCAGGTGCGCGCAACGCGGGAGGCGTTGGACAACGCGCCGGCGGCGCTTGCCGAGGTCGCACGGCTGCTGGCTGAGGCCTATATGGACTGCCATGAGGAGGTCGGCCCCGAATTTCACGTGATTGGCGGGGCGCTGAAGGGCGATCCTGAAATGGAGACCTATGAGCGGGACATGCTGGATGAGCATATCGCCCATTATGCAAATGTCCTGAAACCGTTTTCCTGCCTGTCCGAACCTGCCCTTCAGCGTCGCGCGATCGCCATTCTCGGCGCGGCCGACGCCCTGGCGGACGCGATGGCCCGCAGGCGGATCAGCAAAAAGGATGCCGTGGGCGATCTCGCAGCATTGATCATGTCAACGATTGGCCGGAGCTGA
- a CDS encoding AraC family transcriptional regulator, which yields MRTFEAKTSIDLFDQLIDLARQHDLISKLEAAGFRKASAVLKKGHSAGSHMGEEAVLELGTLLTDRWGGPEVGAVLALKTDLTRLGILGELILQSETPQAVFYQMARFNRLLNQRSAFELTTTPYRLTMTHSHARVGPRFSRAAQFGTIWALANVALIPEHVFGAAVRPVSAHFDFAAPADLEPIHKVFGSSILFEQPAAAVSFDRARLKDIRKDTSLPVWKALEDAAERGLDDVPALDSVAGRVRHHLGEHMAGSIASESSVAARLGMSVRTMQRRLSDEGTSFRQEVDAVRSETARQLLGDRRISLSEIAFRLGYGELAAFNHAALRWFGQSPGSLRREKEAVPENER from the coding sequence ATGCGCACATTCGAGGCCAAGACATCCATCGATCTGTTCGACCAGCTGATCGACCTTGCCCGCCAGCATGACCTTATATCGAAGCTGGAGGCCGCTGGATTTCGAAAGGCTTCGGCTGTGTTGAAGAAGGGACATTCCGCCGGTTCTCACATGGGTGAAGAGGCTGTTCTTGAACTCGGCACGCTTCTGACCGATCGTTGGGGCGGGCCCGAGGTTGGCGCGGTCCTTGCCCTCAAGACGGACCTCACCCGGCTCGGCATCCTTGGGGAGCTGATCCTGCAGAGTGAGACGCCGCAGGCCGTTTTCTACCAGATGGCGCGGTTCAACCGCCTCTTGAACCAGCGCTCTGCCTTTGAACTCACGACCACGCCCTATCGCCTGACGATGACGCACAGCCATGCGAGGGTCGGGCCGAGGTTCAGCCGCGCCGCGCAATTCGGAACGATCTGGGCCCTGGCCAATGTGGCGCTCATTCCCGAACATGTTTTCGGGGCGGCCGTACGGCCGGTCTCGGCGCATTTCGATTTTGCCGCGCCTGCCGATCTTGAGCCGATCCATAAGGTGTTTGGTTCATCCATCCTGTTTGAACAGCCCGCCGCCGCCGTGTCCTTCGATCGCGCGCGCCTCAAGGATATCCGCAAAGACACCTCGCTTCCCGTCTGGAAGGCGCTGGAAGACGCCGCCGAAAGAGGGCTGGATGATGTTCCGGCTCTGGACAGTGTCGCAGGCCGTGTGCGTCATCATCTCGGTGAGCATATGGCCGGTTCGATAGCATCGGAGAGCAGTGTGGCCGCTCGTCTGGGCATGTCCGTGCGCACCATGCAGAGACGGCTTTCAGACGAGGGAACATCCTTCAGGCAAGAAGTCGATGCGGTGCGCTCCGAAACCGCGCGCCAGCTTCTCGGCGATCGCAGGATTTCCCTTTCGGAAATCGCCTTTCGGCTCGGCTACGGCGAACTGGCGGCCTTCAACCACGCGGCGCTGCGCTGGTTCGGTCAATCCCCGGGCTCCCTGCGGCGCGAAAAGGAAGCTGTTCCGGAGAACGAGAGGTGA
- a CDS encoding S9 family peptidase translates to MSDFNKASAGPVGIRHLFEDQTYHFQALRVLSDAGAGAADIAEVLQAISTVPAGDADAWYDAFARIARVNETLADDGSDRLSRGLARFRAHTYWRTSEFFLPGDDERRAIAWKGQIENFDQGLADHSIAYQRYETPYENGALKSIFFPVEGGEKRPLIVIVGGFDGTLEELYFMMGKAANERGYSTLLYEGPGQAGPVREQQMYFTHEWEKPTGAILDDILAKHPEFNRVILTGISLGGYLAPRAAAFDDRIDGVIAFDVMYDFGAVVEKFRPMIHHPVHSKLPGVAWALDNGQWVFGKESPEAFIDATHAFTLAGVANRIKGDVLILAGAIDHFVPVSQVDDFEKSLTNARSVESVIFSEESGGGEHCQVGAAALWQAAAFDWILRHFG, encoded by the coding sequence ATGTCAGATTTCAACAAAGCGTCTGCAGGACCCGTGGGCATTCGTCATCTTTTCGAAGACCAGACCTATCACTTCCAGGCTTTGCGCGTGCTGAGCGACGCAGGCGCAGGCGCCGCCGATATCGCCGAAGTGCTGCAGGCGATATCGACCGTTCCCGCAGGCGACGCCGATGCGTGGTATGACGCGTTTGCCCGGATTGCGCGCGTCAACGAGACGCTGGCAGACGATGGCAGCGACCGCTTGAGCCGCGGTCTTGCCCGCTTTCGCGCGCACACCTACTGGCGGACATCGGAGTTCTTTCTCCCCGGCGACGATGAGCGGCGCGCCATTGCCTGGAAAGGCCAGATCGAAAATTTCGATCAGGGGCTTGCCGACCATTCCATCGCCTATCAGCGCTATGAAACGCCCTATGAAAACGGTGCGCTCAAGAGCATCTTTTTCCCGGTCGAAGGCGGAGAGAAGCGGCCCTTGATCGTGATCGTCGGCGGCTTCGACGGCACGCTCGAAGAACTCTATTTCATGATGGGCAAGGCGGCCAATGAACGGGGATACAGCACGCTCCTTTATGAAGGTCCCGGACAGGCCGGTCCGGTGCGCGAACAGCAGATGTATTTCACCCATGAATGGGAAAAGCCGACCGGCGCGATCCTCGACGACATTCTGGCGAAACACCCGGAATTCAACCGGGTCATTCTGACGGGCATCAGCCTCGGTGGCTATCTTGCGCCGCGGGCAGCCGCGTTCGACGACCGGATCGACGGCGTGATTGCCTTCGATGTGATGTATGATTTCGGCGCCGTCGTCGAGAAATTCCGGCCGATGATCCATCATCCGGTCCATTCGAAACTGCCGGGCGTGGCCTGGGCACTGGATAACGGCCAATGGGTGTTCGGCAAGGAAAGCCCGGAGGCCTTCATCGACGCCACGCATGCCTTCACGCTTGCAGGTGTCGCGAACCGGATCAAGGGCGATGTCCTGATCCTGGCCGGTGCCATCGACCACTTCGTCCCCGTTTCCCAGGTCGATGATTTCGAAAAGAGCCTTACCAACGCCCGGTCTGTCGAGAGCGTCATTTTCAGCGAGGAATCCGGAGGCGGCGAACATTGCCAGGTCGGCGCCGCCGCCCTCTGGCAGGCCGCTGCCTTCGACTGGATCCTGCGGCATTTCGGGTAA
- a CDS encoding DUF1566 domain-containing protein: protein MRSSVLSTLLLSLLVPVTADAGCITPDGDGFVLQGDEATSREHGLTWKRCAIGMQWDAGAGACSGAARDLGLNEAIEYAARQGDGWRVPTGQELETLILDTCEGPKIDSVAFPDIAATDFGDGALFWTSSEAMPDMFYFFDFTNGFFDMHSQGFHLSVLLVKDSARR from the coding sequence ATGCGATCCAGTGTCCTGTCGACCCTCTTACTATCCCTTCTTGTTCCCGTCACTGCGGATGCAGGCTGCATCACGCCGGACGGCGACGGCTTTGTCTTGCAGGGCGACGAGGCGACGAGCCGGGAACACGGGCTGACCTGGAAAAGATGCGCGATCGGCATGCAATGGGACGCCGGCGCAGGGGCCTGTTCCGGCGCGGCGCGCGACCTTGGACTGAACGAGGCGATTGAGTACGCCGCGCGGCAAGGCGACGGCTGGCGCGTTCCGACCGGGCAGGAACTGGAAACCCTTATCCTCGACACCTGCGAGGGTCCAAAGATCGACTCTGTCGCCTTTCCCGATATCGCCGCCACCGACTTCGGCGACGGCGCGTTGTTCTGGACATCCTCGGAAGCGATGCCCGACATGTTCTACTTCTTCGACTTCACCAACGGCTTTTTCGACATGCACAGCCAGGGTTTTCACCTGTCCGTCCTGCTCGTGAAAGACAGTGCGCGGCGATGA
- a CDS encoding DUF2000 domain-containing protein, translating into MSLKPVIILDETLPTGLKANFPAVMAMSLGKLRPDLVGADTPTGDGFSLAGITTVALPVLGAPAEELPAIFDKAADLPIRLAYMRAAFEARDYADYTARIAAEPLAAHRPQALLIAGSRKAVDRICGRLPLLR; encoded by the coding sequence ATGTCACTCAAACCCGTGATCATTCTGGATGAAACGCTGCCGACCGGCCTCAAGGCGAATTTCCCGGCCGTCATGGCCATGAGCCTCGGGAAGCTGCGGCCCGACCTTGTCGGCGCGGATACGCCGACCGGTGACGGGTTTTCCCTTGCCGGAATCACCACCGTCGCCTTGCCGGTTCTCGGTGCTCCGGCGGAAGAACTGCCTGCGATCTTCGACAAGGCGGCCGACCTGCCGATACGGCTCGCCTATATGCGCGCCGCTTTCGAGGCGCGCGACTATGCCGACTACACGGCCCGTATCGCCGCCGAACCCCTGGCCGCGCACAGGCCGCAGGCGCTCCTGATCGCCGGCTCGCGCAAGGCCGTGGACCGGATCTGCGGCCGCCTGCCGCTGCTGCGCTGA
- a CDS encoding AraC family transcriptional regulator, protein MQRNRYHHLEWLHGIDFFEAAFSTQRFTRHAHEGFAIGAIAEGAGGYLCRGESMVLPAGSLSLMNPEEPHTGHAASERVRYTMLYASEAAVRAVLGVRSLRGFAEIAPRDRGFRLSQALARLASCLNSARMADHRLAAEEAVHAVLAEAFAHYGRAELRRAGNEPAAIRTLLGLIAEGVAAGKPLSLSDMAAAVGLNPSYLIRSTVRATGLTPHGHVVRVRLDHARRLLLDGAPAVEAAIAAGFCDQAHLIRHFRRHYGVTPGALIRH, encoded by the coding sequence ATGCAACGCAACCGTTATCATCATCTTGAATGGCTTCACGGCATCGATTTTTTCGAGGCCGCCTTCAGCACGCAGAGGTTCACCCGCCATGCGCATGAGGGCTTTGCGATCGGCGCGATTGCCGAAGGTGCCGGCGGTTATCTCTGTCGCGGCGAAAGCATGGTGCTGCCTGCCGGTTCGCTCTCCTTGATGAACCCGGAAGAGCCGCATACCGGCCACGCGGCCTCGGAACGGGTGCGTTACACCATGCTGTACGCTTCCGAGGCGGCGGTGCGCGCGGTTCTGGGCGTGCGCAGCCTTCGCGGCTTTGCCGAGATCGCCCCGCGCGACCGCGGGTTCAGGCTGTCGCAGGCGCTTGCCCGCCTGGCCTCATGCCTCAACAGCGCCCGGATGGCCGATCATCGCCTGGCGGCGGAGGAGGCTGTCCATGCGGTGCTGGCCGAAGCCTTCGCGCATTACGGTCGCGCGGAACTGCGCCGGGCGGGCAACGAGCCCGCCGCAATCCGCACGCTGCTTGGCTTGATCGCGGAGGGCGTCGCCGCCGGAAAACCGTTGAGCCTGTCCGATATGGCGGCCGCCGTCGGCCTGAACCCGTCCTATCTCATCCGCAGCACCGTCCGCGCCACCGGACTGACGCCGCACGGCCATGTGGTGCGCGTCCGCCTGGATCATGCCCGCCGCCTGCTGCTCGACGGCGCGCCCGCGGTCGAGGCCGCGATTGCCGCCGGGTTTTGCGATCAGGCGCATCTGATCCGCCATTTCCGCCGCCATTACGGCGTGACGCCCGGCGCGCTCATCCGGCACTGA
- a CDS encoding LysR family transcriptional regulator has translation MKALNLHHLRLFRAVARDGTLTGAARALNLSQSALSSQIRTLEAALGHDLFERRGRGLVLTEAGRIALDHAEAIFRAAEDLTATLRNTGRARRALRVGALATLSRNFQIGFIEPLIGRSDVEVVLRSGAQPELLRALEALSIDVVLTNLVPARDASSPYLAHALAAQTVSVIAPPGASALLGRPLPEILSSQPLILPTPESALRASFDAMVEQRGIATRIAAEADDMAMIRLLARANAGLAVIPPIVVRDELASGRLIELGRLEDLREEFFAITLHRRFPNPLVGELINAFKS, from the coding sequence GTGAAGGCGTTGAACCTGCATCATCTGAGACTGTTCCGGGCGGTCGCGCGGGATGGCACCCTGACGGGGGCCGCGCGCGCCCTGAACCTGTCGCAATCTGCCCTGTCGTCCCAGATCAGGACACTCGAGGCGGCTCTCGGCCATGATCTTTTCGAACGGCGCGGCCGGGGGCTGGTGCTCACCGAGGCCGGACGGATCGCGCTGGACCATGCCGAAGCGATCTTCCGGGCGGCCGAAGATCTGACAGCCACGCTGAGGAATACGGGTAGGGCGCGCCGGGCCTTGCGCGTCGGTGCGCTGGCAACGCTTTCCCGAAACTTCCAGATCGGCTTCATCGAGCCTCTGATCGGCCGTTCCGATGTCGAGGTGGTGCTGCGCTCGGGCGCCCAGCCGGAGCTGTTGCGCGCGCTCGAAGCGCTGTCGATCGATGTCGTGCTGACCAACCTCGTGCCGGCGCGCGATGCATCCAGCCCCTATCTGGCGCACGCCCTGGCGGCGCAGACGGTCAGCGTGATTGCGCCGCCGGGCGCAAGCGCGCTTCTGGGCCGGCCCCTTCCCGAAATCCTGTCCTCGCAACCCCTGATTCTGCCGACGCCGGAATCGGCGCTTCGGGCCTCCTTCGATGCGATGGTGGAACAACGCGGCATTGCCACAAGGATTGCCGCCGAGGCCGACGACATGGCCATGATCCGCCTGCTGGCGCGCGCCAATGCCGGCCTTGCCGTCATTCCGCCAATTGTCGTGAGGGACGAACTGGCCTCCGGTCGTCTCATCGAACTGGGCAGGCTGGAGGACCTGCGCGAGGAATTCTTTGCGATCACCCTTCATCGCCGTTTCCCGAATCCGCTGGTTGGCGAGTTGATCAATGCCTTCAAGAGCTGA
- a CDS encoding proton-conducting transporter membrane subunit, translating into MSLLVPLPLLAPIVLLAVAAVSIARPGRRPGRYPMIAEASALAAFGFALAGLAQLLVFGPSTARLFEGPFMLAVRLDPVSVTMTLLVAFIGWVVMRYSRRYLDGEAREGRFHGLMLAALAAVQIVVQSASLTLLFLGFVAIGICLKKLLLFYPERPAARRAAAKFALVWHAGDVALFCAAALFFAGTGTVELGALFQSVGPHLSFAGHLAVGCLVLAAALKAATFPLHGWLTEVMEAPTPVSALLHAGIINAGGFLLIRTADLVQASPGAMGVVVALGGLTALFGAVVMLTQSAVKTALAWSTISQMGFMLLQCGLGLWPLALLHIVAHSLYKAHAFLSSGGAVAAVANLHRPGPIAIPSVANVLRSFAIALALYGLVSVVFSLAAGPKTPQALAIGAMLIFGVAYLVAQGLADAAPAELTWRTSLSALFVALAYFTFQQAAKLMWGASLPHAPVAGPLEWALITLAVVSFGLVAFAQAVFPLWAHHPSMAGLRVHIANGLYLNALLDRFVGGYRLAKSGQ; encoded by the coding sequence ATGTCGCTTCTTGTTCCCTTGCCCCTGCTGGCGCCAATCGTGTTGCTGGCTGTCGCCGCCGTCTCGATCGCCCGTCCCGGCCGCCGCCCGGGACGGTATCCCATGATCGCCGAGGCAAGCGCGCTCGCCGCTTTTGGTTTCGCCCTGGCCGGTCTGGCGCAGCTTCTTGTCTTCGGTCCATCCACGGCGCGCCTTTTTGAAGGCCCCTTCATGCTTGCCGTCCGGCTCGATCCCGTCAGCGTGACGATGACGCTGCTGGTGGCCTTCATCGGCTGGGTGGTGATGCGTTATTCCCGCCGCTATCTCGACGGCGAAGCGCGGGAGGGGCGGTTTCACGGCCTGATGCTGGCCGCTCTGGCCGCGGTTCAGATCGTTGTCCAGTCCGCAAGCCTGACGCTGCTTTTCCTCGGTTTCGTCGCCATCGGCATCTGCCTGAAAAAGCTGCTGCTGTTCTATCCGGAGCGTCCTGCCGCCAGGCGGGCCGCAGCGAAATTCGCGCTCGTCTGGCATGCCGGCGATGTGGCGCTTTTCTGCGCCGCCGCCCTGTTTTTTGCCGGCACGGGGACGGTCGAACTCGGCGCGTTGTTTCAGTCCGTCGGACCGCATTTGTCCTTCGCCGGGCATCTGGCCGTCGGCTGCCTCGTGCTGGCGGCGGCGCTTAAGGCTGCAACCTTCCCGCTGCACGGCTGGCTGACCGAGGTCATGGAGGCGCCGACGCCGGTTTCCGCCCTGCTTCACGCCGGCATCATCAATGCCGGTGGTTTCCTTCTGATCCGGACGGCCGATCTCGTGCAGGCGAGCCCCGGCGCGATGGGCGTCGTCGTTGCCCTCGGCGGACTGACCGCGCTTTTCGGCGCGGTGGTGATGCTGACGCAAAGCGCGGTCAAGACGGCGCTCGCCTGGTCGACGATCTCGCAGATGGGCTTCATGCTGCTGCAATGCGGCCTCGGCCTCTGGCCGCTCGCGCTTCTGCATATTGTCGCCCACTCGCTCTACAAGGCGCATGCCTTCCTGTCGTCCGGCGGCGCCGTTGCGGCGGTCGCAAACCTGCACCGCCCCGGACCCATCGCCATTCCGAGCGTTGCCAACGTCCTGCGCTCCTTCGCCATCGCGCTGGCCCTCTACGGCCTTGTGTCCGTCGTCTTCTCGCTGGCGGCGGGCCCGAAAACGCCGCAGGCGCTCGCCATCGGCGCGATGCTGATTTTCGGCGTCGCCTATCTGGTGGCCCAGGGGCTGGCCGACGCCGCGCCCGCGGAGCTGACATGGCGCACATCGCTTTCGGCGCTCTTCGTCGCGCTGGCCTATTTCACCTTCCAGCAGGCCGCAAAGCTGATGTGGGGCGCAAGCCTGCCGCATGCGCCGGTCGCGGGCCCGCTTGAATGGGCGTTGATCACGCTGGCGGTCGTGTCCTTCGGCCTTGTCGCCTTTGCCCAGGCGGTGTTCCCGCTCTGGGCGCACCACCCGTCCATGGCAGGGCTCAGGGTCCATATCGCGAACGGCCTTTATCTGAACGCGCTGCTCGACCGTTTCGTCGGCGGCTATCGGCTTGCAAAATCCGGACAGTGA